The following nucleotide sequence is from Prosthecobacter sp..
CAGCATTTCATAAAACACGGCACCGAGGGAAAAGATGTCCGCGCGATGATCCACCGCATCTCCCCGCCGCTGCTCCGGGGAGATGTAGCCCGGCGTGCCCATGACCGCGCCGGGAGTCGTGATCGCACTGGCATCGAGATCCGCATCCGCGATCCGGGCTAGGCCAAAGTCCGCCACCTTCACGCGTCCCTGGGTATCGACGAGCACATTGGCGGGCTTGATGTCGCGATGGATGACACCTTCGCCATGAGCGTAGGCCAGCGCATCGCAGATCTGCCCGCCGATGGCCAGTGGATCGAGCTGGTCCGCCGCACCGGCGCGGATGAGCGCCGCCAGATCGGTGCCGTCCACATATTCCATCGTGAGGTAGAGCCGGTCTCCGCCAGTCCTGCCGGAATCGTAGGCAGTGACGATGTTCGGATGCGAGAGCCGCGCCATGGCCCGTGCCTCGCGCTCAAACCGCGCCACCGCCTCGGCTTCGCGCCCGTATTTCGCCGACAGGAGCTTCAGCGCTTCGAGCCGCTTGTGTCGCCTGTGCCGTGCCAGATAGACGACGCCCATGCCACCCTCGCCGAGCACTCGCACGATCTCATGCTCGGGAAAAAGCGCGGCGACTTCCTCCGCACCCGTGACAGGCGGCGGATTAAATGTTGGCGCTGTTGGTTCGTCGGGCATCGGGTGGGATTCGTCTATTCCGCCAGCTCAAGCACGCAGCGAAAACCGTAATCGGTGAAGCCGGAGCTGGGTTCGACGGAATGGCGGTAGTTCGCGAGCACCTGGGTCCGCTCACCCGTGGTCCACGAACCGCCGCGCAGCACGCGCCTAGTTTTCTGCGGGTCGAGCCAGTCGTCGCACCACTCCCACACATTGCCGCCGAGGTCATAAAGTCCGAACTCATTGGCCGGATAATTGCCCACGGAATAGGTACCTATGCCGGAATCGCTGTGATTTGGCAGCACGCTCCGCAGGTGACGGTAGGTGCCGTTCTCGATCGGCTGGCGCATCTCCGTCCCGGCATAGTTTCCGGGCAGCGCTTGATCCGGCCAGGCATCACCCCACGGATAGACCTCCACCAGCAGGCCATGTTTCTCCAAAGGTGCCTTCGCAGCATGCTCGCGCCGTCCAAGATCGACAGCGCAGCTCCACTCGTGATCGGTCGGCAGGCGGTAGCGATCCCGCACCCCAATCTTGCCCGCCTTGCGATCCTGTTCCGTCAGCCACGCGCAGAAGTCCTGCATCGCATTCCAGTCCTTCACGATGGCCGGGTGGACGATCTCCTGCCTGAAGGAAGTGGGCTCCCGCGCGTGCTTCGGCTGTTGCTCCCGAAAGCGGTCGAAATCCACCACGCGCGTCTCCCAAATGCTGAAGAGCACGCGCTTCCCGTTCGTCGGCCCTCCCGTGATCGGCACGGGCGCGAACTTCATGTCGATGCTGTTCAGGAAAGGGAGAGCCTTCGTAGCTTCAGCGGGAGTGGCGGCACCTGTTTCCAAGGGAGGCGGCGCAGCGGCGAAAAATCTTCCCGATGCGGAAACGGGTGCCCATTCGCCCCATGCCAGCCATCCACCCGCCGCAATCAGAGCCGCGATGGATAAGGCACGAATGCGCCTCCCCCGGCGGGCCAACTGTTCCGCATCAATGAACGGAGTCGCGAGCGCTTCGAGAGCCGCGCGGACCTCCGCCGCACTCGCGAAACGCGCCGCCGGATCAGGCTGCATCGCACGGCTCACGATCTCATCCCAGCGCGGATCACAGCCGGTACGCTTCGACGGTGGATCAAAGATACCTTCCGCACGGTCGCCGCAGAGCATCTCATAAAAGATCGCGCCGAGGGCAAAAAGATCGGCGCGATGATCCACCTCGGCACCACGCAACTGCTCCGGCGCCATGTAGCCCAGCGTGCCCATGACCCTGCCAGAGACGGTCAATGCGCTCACATCCAGATCAGAATCCATCAGCCGCGCCAGCCCGAAGTCCGCCACCTTCACGCGCCCTTTTGCACCCATCAGCACATTGGCCGGCTTGATGTCCCGATGCACCACGCCCTCGCCATGCGCATAAGCCAGCGCATCACAGATCTGCATGCCGATGAGCCGCGCATCCATGCCTGCGGCCCCCGCCTTGATCAAGTCCGCCAGACTCACGCCGTCCACATGCTCCATCACAAAGTAAAGCAAGCCGCCAGGCATCTGCCCCGAATCATAAAAGGCCACGACATTCGAATGACTCAGCCTCGCCATCGCCCGCGCCTCCCGCTCGAAGCGCCTCTTGAATTCATCGTCCGCGCCTCTGTCCTGGCGCATGATCTTGATCGCCACCGGACGTTTCAATGAGAGCTGCGTGCCTTTGTAAACCGCGCCCATGCCACCACGACCGATGAAGCTCTCCACGCTGTAAAACCCGCGCGGCAGCAGCGCCGCCACTTCCTCCGCCGTGGGCGGCTCCCAGCCCGCACTCCGACGTGTCACGCGGGATTCCGGCATTGAATCACCCGGCAGCGTCGGCTCCGCGAGCGCCACTTTCTTCAAGCACACCGGACACTTGCCGCCCAGCACCTCCGCCGTGATCGGCGTACCGCAAGTTAGGCAGGAGGTGGGGTCGGCATTCATGCGATCAAATCCCGAACAAATGCTTCATCTCCGCCGCCGCCTCAGCGGGATCGAGAACCGTCATCTCGACCTGCTCGCGCACACAAGCCCGAAAACGCCGCCGCACCCGATGCACGGCGACGGCGAAAGCCTGGGAGTTCAGGCCGATCTGATCACAGACATCCTCGTAGCCGTCCGCGCCTGAGTCTGCGGTCAGAAACGGCTCCACCGCCGTGAACACCTCGCCGCGCCCCGTGACCCGATACTCATCCCGCAGCGCCTCCAGCGCGCAATCCATCAGCACCACGGCCCATTGTTGATCAAAGGCCTCCGCAGGCGTGCTGCCATACGCAGGCTGCTCGCGAAACCAGTTCTCCCCTTCCTGCGCGACGAACGGCAGCATGATCTCACCGCCACCGCGCTTCAGCGCCTGCCTGCTTCTCAAATGATCGATGAGAAAGAAATCCAGCGCACCGAGCAAAAAGGTGCGGAAGCGCCCTTTTTCGCGATCCGCCCGGCCAAAAGCCTCATGACGCAGCAGCCGGGCAAAAAACTCCTGCGTCAGATCCTGCGCATCCACAGCCTGATGCCCGCGTCGGCGAATCTCCGCATAGATCGGTCGCCAGTACGCGCGACACAGTTCATTGAGCGCCTCTCTCACCTCCTGCGACTGATCCCCGCCCGCCATCGCGACCAGACTCCAGCGCGTGGTGTCAAACCGCGCACGCGAGGGATGCGATGCAAAACTGCCTGCCGCTGCCATGCTGTCGTTTTAGCCAACGACGGAACTTAATTCAACTGCGGACGACGGCGGCAATTCAAAATTCCACTTTGCATCGCCTGCCGCCCCATGCTTCGGAACGCCATGCTCACCGATTACCACACGCACACCCCGCTCTGCCTGCACGCGGAGGGGAATCCGGTCGATTATGCGCGGCATGCGCGGAAGATCGGCCTCGCGGAGATCGGGCTGTCGGACCACAACCCGATGCCGGAGCACTTTGACGACTGGCGCATGCCGCTCTCGGACCTGCCACGCTACTTTGAACTGGTGAACGAAGCCCGCGAAGCACTGCCGGACTTCCCCATCCGCCTAGCGCTCGAATGCGACCATCTCGAAGGCCGGGAGAAGTGGATCGATGAGACGGCGGGCATGGCGGACTGGGATTACCTCATCGGCAGTGTGCATTACATCCATGACGGCATCGCGGTGGATGATCCGAAGCATGTGTCACGCTGGAAGACCGCCAACGACATCGAGCACATGTGGGGCATGTACTGGAAGCTCTACGAGCAGATGATCCGCACGCGGCAGTTCGATTTCTTCGCGCATCCCGATCTGGCGAAACGTTTCGCTCTCCGACCGGAGGGCGACTTGCGGCCCTACTACGCGCCAGTGATCCAAGCACTCCTCGATACGAGCGGCGTTCTTGAAGTCAGCACCGCCGGCCTGCGCAAGGATGTGCGGGAGATTTATCCGGCGCGCGAGATGCTGGAGATGGCCTTCAGTGCGCAGGTTCCCATCGTCATCAATTCAGACGCCCATGTTCCCACGGATGTCGGTGTGGACTTTGACAAGGCGCTCGAACTCGTCCGCAGCGTTGGTTACACAACGACGGTGCGATTTGAGAACCGTCAGCGCAAAGTCGTGCCATTGCCGGAAAAGTGGCCTCTGGCGTGATCACGGACGTGTGACCTTGAGCCATGCGAAACGCCGGCCGGAGGTGCCCGCAGGAAATGTGGCCCTCACTTGCTGGATGAGACCGTTGTCGCTCAGGATGGTCTCGACGACGCCGGCGCTGCTCCATGGGCCGAGAAGATTGTCGGCCCACTCGACCTGGAAGGTGAGTTCCGCCATGGCGAGCTTGTTCCGCGTGTAGAGAAACTCCACGAGGCCGCCTTCCGGCGGCTCGATGTTTTCCGTGGCAGAACTGGCCGTGTTCGGCCCGGCACCCGTGGCAAATTCGAGCAGGTTCGATTTGCCGTCGTGATCGGGATCGGCATCATCGGCCGCGTCACCGGTGTTGGCGGTGGTGAGGAAATGCTGCTGCCGCCAGGAGGTCACCGGCACGCCACCGCTGCCCATGAGATTGATGTCAAAGGTGTTTTCATCCGCATCGTTGCTTTGGATGTGCAGGGCAGCGGTGCGCGCATCCGAGGCGCCGGGCGTGAAGGTGACGGTGAAGGTGGTGAAGTCGCCGGGATTGAGGGAGGTCTGGCCGAGGCTGCCGAGAGCGAAGTCCGTGTCGTTTGTGCCGTTTCTTGTCACCACGAGGCCGTTGAGCTGGGCATTGCCAGTGTTACGAATGGTGAAGGTGCGCACGGTGTTGTTTCCGGGCAGCGCGGTGCCGAAATCGACGGTGGAAGCGTTGTCGGTGAGGCCGTTGCTGGCGGGTTGTTCGACGACGATTTCGGGGCCGCCTGAACCACCGGCAAAGACGACTTGATCGACCCAGACGCGGTCCTGGCCGCCCGCGAAGAAGGAATCCTTCTCGTAAGACCAGCGAATGACGTGCGTGCCGGCGCTGATGGGCCGGACGATTTCCGTCCAGTCCACTTCGCCGCTGGCAGAGCCGTAGGGTGCGCCATCGACGGTGAGTTTGAGCGAGTCGAAGCCCGATTCGGAAGACACTTTCCACCAGAAACTGAGCGTGCCAGGGCCGGTGACGGTGGTTTCGATGAAGGACTGCTCGCTGTTGCCGACGGTGCCGCTGGTGGCGCTGTCCACACCATCATGCGAGGGCGAGGTGACGCCGGTCCAGGCCAGCGCGTCCGCGCTGGTGGTCCAGGTGAGGCCGGTGGTGTCGAGCGCGTCGGCGAGCGGCACGCTGGTGGTGCCAGCGATGACGACTTGATCGAGAAAAACGGTGTTACTGGTGCCGACGGTGGAGGGGGAGGACTTGCTCAAGGTCCAGCGCAGCGTGTGGTCGCCCGCGCCAAGGGCGTGCTGGAAGAAAGTCCAGTCCTCATCACCACCGATGTGGTTAACGGAGTCACCATCCACAGAAAAGTCGAAGAAGTCGCTGAAGCTAGGGTTGGAGGACTTCCACCAGAAGGAGACGGTGACGG
It contains:
- a CDS encoding sigma-70 family RNA polymerase sigma factor; translated protein: MAAAGSFASHPSRARFDTTRWSLVAMAGGDQSQEVREALNELCRAYWRPIYAEIRRRGHQAVDAQDLTQEFFARLLRHEAFGRADREKGRFRTFLLGALDFFLIDHLRSRQALKRGGGEIMLPFVAQEGENWFREQPAYGSTPAEAFDQQWAVVLMDCALEALRDEYRVTGRGEVFTAVEPFLTADSGADGYEDVCDQIGLNSQAFAVAVHRVRRRFRACVREQVEMTVLDPAEAAAEMKHLFGI
- a CDS encoding histidinol-phosphatase HisJ family protein: MLRNAMLTDYHTHTPLCLHAEGNPVDYARHARKIGLAEIGLSDHNPMPEHFDDWRMPLSDLPRYFELVNEAREALPDFPIRLALECDHLEGREKWIDETAGMADWDYLIGSVHYIHDGIAVDDPKHVSRWKTANDIEHMWGMYWKLYEQMIRTRQFDFFAHPDLAKRFALRPEGDLRPYYAPVIQALLDTSGVLEVSTAGLRKDVREIYPAREMLEMAFSAQVPIVINSDAHVPTDVGVDFDKALELVRSVGYTTTVRFENRQRKVVPLPEKWPLA
- a CDS encoding bifunctional serine/threonine-protein kinase/formylglycine-generating enzyme family protein translates to MNADPTSCLTCGTPITAEVLGGKCPVCLKKVALAEPTLPGDSMPESRVTRRSAGWEPPTAEEVAALLPRGFYSVESFIGRGGMGAVYKGTQLSLKRPVAIKIMRQDRGADDEFKRRFEREARAMARLSHSNVVAFYDSGQMPGGLLYFVMEHVDGVSLADLIKAGAAGMDARLIGMQICDALAYAHGEGVVHRDIKPANVLMGAKGRVKVADFGLARLMDSDLDVSALTVSGRVMGTLGYMAPEQLRGAEVDHRADLFALGAIFYEMLCGDRAEGIFDPPSKRTGCDPRWDEIVSRAMQPDPAARFASAAEVRAALEALATPFIDAEQLARRGRRIRALSIAALIAAGGWLAWGEWAPVSASGRFFAAAPPPLETGAATPAEATKALPFLNSIDMKFAPVPITGGPTNGKRVLFSIWETRVVDFDRFREQQPKHAREPTSFRQEIVHPAIVKDWNAMQDFCAWLTEQDRKAGKIGVRDRYRLPTDHEWSCAVDLGRREHAAKAPLEKHGLLVEVYPWGDAWPDQALPGNYAGTEMRQPIENGTYRHLRSVLPNHSDSGIGTYSVGNYPANEFGLYDLGGNVWEWCDDWLDPQKTRRVLRGGSWTTGERTQVLANYRHSVEPSSGFTDYGFRCVLELAE